A region from the Altererythrobacter sp. H2 genome encodes:
- a CDS encoding dehydrogenase E1 component subunit alpha/beta, whose protein sequence is MDRSVIVHENFLRHVAGGSLPSGQPPLGPLEAQQAVQLYRSGCLTRALDIVSRKMQAAGEGFYTIGSSGHEGMAAVAAALRPTDMAFLHYRDAAFQIERANQVPGQSILWDMLLSFACSSDDPISGGRHKVLGSRALTIPPQTSTIASHLPKAVGAAYSIGLAKRVRPEHAILPDDAIVVCSFGDASANHSTAQGAINTSCWTAYQKVPMPVLWVCEDNGIGISTRTPSGWIAANFSRRPDLGYFACDGLDIYETYRVAREAADYVRKRRKPAFLHIRTVRLYGHAGADVQTAYMTKAEVEADEANDPLLHTVRLLGEAGALDREQALAIYQETLARVERARAEVVTRPRLKAAKEVMASLVPPRRNNAPSNGPSAEARAEAFGPDLKAMESPQIMSRCINWALTDLMLEHREIALMGEDVGAKGGVYGVTQKLVTRFGKARVIDTLLDEQSILGLALGMAHNGLIPVPEIQFLAYYHNAEDQIRGEGATLPFFSNGQFTNPMVLRIAGLGYQKGFGGHFHNDNSFAALRDVPGVILCCPSNGADAARLLRECVRLAREEQRLVVFLEPIALYPMRDLHEPGDGAWLRHYPDPSERIGLGQVTTHGAGRDLAIVSYANGLHLSLQAQKRLEAQGIAARVIDLHWLNPLPEEALIAALGDAAHVLIVDETRRTGGLAEALMALLAERTDKPIARHVAEDSFIPTGPAYAATMPSADSIVAAAMALTGGKS, encoded by the coding sequence ATGGACCGGAGCGTTATCGTACACGAGAATTTCCTGCGCCACGTCGCAGGGGGGAGCTTGCCTTCAGGACAGCCGCCGCTGGGGCCGCTGGAGGCACAGCAGGCGGTGCAGCTCTACCGCAGCGGTTGCCTGACCCGGGCGCTCGATATCGTGAGCCGCAAGATGCAGGCGGCGGGGGAGGGGTTCTACACCATCGGCTCCTCCGGACACGAGGGGATGGCGGCAGTCGCCGCTGCGCTGCGACCGACCGACATGGCCTTCCTCCATTACCGCGATGCCGCGTTCCAGATCGAGCGCGCCAATCAGGTACCGGGCCAGTCCATCCTGTGGGACATGCTGCTGAGCTTCGCCTGTTCGAGCGATGATCCGATCAGCGGGGGGCGGCACAAGGTGCTGGGCTCTCGCGCGCTGACCATTCCGCCGCAGACCTCGACCATCGCCAGCCACCTGCCCAAGGCGGTCGGTGCGGCCTACTCGATCGGCCTCGCCAAGCGGGTAAGGCCCGAGCACGCAATTTTGCCCGACGATGCCATCGTGGTGTGCAGCTTCGGCGATGCCAGCGCCAACCATTCGACCGCGCAGGGGGCGATCAATACCAGCTGCTGGACGGCATACCAGAAGGTGCCCATGCCAGTGCTGTGGGTGTGCGAGGACAACGGCATCGGCATTTCCACCCGCACCCCATCGGGCTGGATCGCGGCCAACTTCTCCCGCCGCCCGGACCTGGGATATTTCGCCTGCGACGGCCTCGACATCTATGAAACCTATCGCGTCGCGCGCGAGGCGGCGGACTATGTTCGCAAGCGGCGCAAGCCCGCTTTCCTGCACATCCGCACGGTGCGGCTCTATGGCCACGCCGGCGCCGACGTCCAGACCGCCTACATGACCAAGGCCGAGGTCGAAGCGGACGAGGCGAACGATCCGCTGCTCCACACTGTCCGCCTGCTTGGCGAGGCGGGCGCGCTGGACCGCGAGCAAGCACTGGCGATCTACCAGGAGACGCTGGCCCGGGTCGAGCGGGCGCGCGCCGAGGTCGTCACCCGCCCGCGCCTCAAGGCCGCGAAAGAGGTGATGGCGAGTCTGGTTCCGCCCCGCCGCAACAATGCGCCGAGCAACGGCCCCTCTGCCGAAGCGCGGGCCGAAGCGTTCGGGCCGGACCTCAAGGCGATGGAATCACCTCAGATCATGAGCCGGTGCATCAACTGGGCGCTGACCGACCTGATGCTCGAACACCGCGAGATCGCGCTGATGGGCGAGGATGTCGGGGCCAAGGGCGGGGTTTATGGCGTGACCCAGAAGCTGGTCACCCGGTTCGGCAAGGCGCGGGTGATCGATACCCTGCTGGATGAGCAATCGATCCTCGGGCTGGCGCTGGGGATGGCGCACAACGGGCTGATTCCGGTGCCGGAAATCCAGTTCCTCGCCTATTACCACAACGCCGAGGACCAGATCCGGGGGGAAGGCGCGACCCTGCCGTTCTTCTCCAATGGCCAGTTCACCAACCCGATGGTGCTGCGGATCGCCGGGCTCGGCTACCAAAAGGGGTTTGGGGGACACTTCCACAACGACAATTCATTCGCTGCGCTGCGCGATGTGCCCGGCGTAATCCTGTGCTGCCCCTCCAACGGGGCGGACGCGGCGCGGCTGCTGCGCGAATGCGTGCGGCTGGCGCGCGAGGAGCAGCGGCTGGTCGTGTTCCTCGAGCCGATCGCGCTCTATCCGATGCGCGACCTCCATGAGCCAGGCGATGGCGCGTGGTTGCGGCACTATCCGGATCCTTCGGAGCGGATCGGGCTGGGCCAGGTGACCACGCATGGCGCGGGGCGCGATCTCGCCATCGTCAGCTATGCCAACGGCTTGCACCTCTCGCTCCAGGCCCAGAAGCGGCTGGAAGCGCAGGGGATCGCGGCACGGGTGATCGACCTGCACTGGCTCAACCCCTTGCCGGAGGAAGCGCTTATCGCGGCGCTGGGTGATGCAGCACATGTGCTGATCGTCGATGAAACACGCCGGACCGGCGGTCTCGCCGAAGCACTGATGGCGCTGCTGGCGGAGCGGACCGACAAGCCCATCGCGCGGCATGTGGCCGAGGACAGCTTCATCCCCACCGGCCCGGCCTATGCCGCCACCATGCCTTCGGCCGACAGTATCGTGGCCGCAGCCATGGCGCTAACAGGGGGCAAGTCATGA
- a CDS encoding autotransporter domain-containing protein yields MGKTLNQRLRNSTLSLTSLRAGSAIGAVSLSILALPSAAYAQNECGLPSGGTVTCTDESNPYSTGIRYATADDLTIEVEDDVVVDASVGDAVQLLAAAPGAAAVVNVADGASLASFQDGISVISALPGGTATVDNGATISASRIGILAASDGEASITNRGDITLSGPSPQDIAAGIAAVSTAGDVTIINSGDIDVASSQTTALGLFGQSAGANVSNTISNSGAITIENTNPASASFGIALLEDDLGGSSISTISTNGSVSVNSAGVATGLLALGSGDVRIDASAPVSVSGTEAVGVLAVSQFGDVEVSVDDVAVTASAPASAGVLARADQGNVLIDAGGTVTVTGDNAPGIFARALGDVTLTGSGNVSTAGALSNAIDAQSSDGDVVLRAGNVRTDGDFSTAIRAAGTNTDVRFANLTTTGEGSDGLSAISTGGDVTVVGTNVSVSGPGSTAITASSDTGDVRVTTTGSVVASGSGGGGIFATSDTGDASVSANNVSTVAALSANAETGRAAVFASGANAAAVVTGTASTSGTGFNGADSATVTAEATGGNAQATVNNVSASGAGVNAVLVTATRDAAATLRGRVQATGAGADAVVVTGGDTATVTVGANGNVTATDGDGIVLTSANGSTLNNAGVIQENPNGFAVAAFGGPLTVNNSGTLTSDLRFTAGAEAVNNSGTFVIGPNPDFGAGTDVFNNAGTVRLRSGTTSAATATFAGLEAFNNAGGIIDLRNGVTGDTLTLPGTFTGTGASQLGLDVSLAGEGRADRLIIGGAATGSTDLLVSYNGPAVLNSGVVLVQGGAGTQSGAFVLADGNQNFGLIETGLVFNPANNSFALVGAPGAAVYRAASFVEGSRNLWHTSADAWSAHMRELRDGVWANGAGDSGGRLWAQMYGSLEERDNVATVNNLNRTYDLGYEQDYFGGQLGFDFGGAAGESGNFAFGVTGGYLNSRMNFNAVSDRVSFDAFNAGLYASFNAGGLFANALAKYDFYKADSRSQTGQYAADLKGDAYGAQAEIGFRLGSDSFYAEPVGTIAYVRSNLDDLVVQNSTIAFLDDDGLRGKLGARIGASFPTQSVGNVVLYAGGNYVHEFKGDDSIDFTNNGQTVRIDNRAIGDYGEAVIGVNVGSADGVSGFIEANGAKGSEFEAYGARAGLRVRF; encoded by the coding sequence TTGGGGAAAACGCTTAATCAGCGTCTACGTAATTCTACACTGAGCCTCACATCGCTGCGGGCAGGTTCGGCCATCGGTGCGGTCAGTTTATCTATTCTTGCTCTGCCCTCAGCTGCATACGCGCAGAATGAATGTGGCCTGCCCTCCGGCGGAACGGTCACCTGCACCGACGAGAGCAACCCCTACAGCACCGGCATTCGCTACGCGACTGCCGATGATCTGACGATCGAGGTCGAAGACGATGTGGTGGTCGACGCCAGCGTAGGTGATGCGGTCCAGCTGCTTGCCGCCGCACCGGGCGCAGCTGCGGTTGTCAATGTGGCCGATGGCGCCTCTCTTGCCAGTTTCCAGGACGGCATCTCGGTGATCTCAGCCCTGCCGGGCGGTACCGCCACTGTCGATAACGGCGCCACGATCAGCGCTTCAAGGATCGGCATTCTCGCTGCCTCGGACGGCGAAGCGTCGATTACGAACCGGGGCGACATTACCCTTTCCGGGCCCAGCCCCCAGGACATCGCGGCCGGGATTGCTGCCGTTTCGACTGCCGGCGACGTGACGATCATCAATAGCGGCGATATCGATGTAGCTTCTTCGCAGACCACCGCCCTTGGCCTGTTTGGGCAGAGCGCAGGCGCAAACGTCAGCAATACCATTAGCAACAGTGGCGCGATCACGATTGAAAACACCAATCCGGCCAGTGCATCGTTTGGCATCGCGCTGCTCGAGGATGACCTTGGTGGCAGTTCAATCTCGACGATTTCAACAAACGGGTCTGTCAGCGTGAACAGCGCGGGCGTCGCCACCGGCCTCCTCGCGCTCGGAAGCGGCGATGTGCGAATCGATGCCAGCGCTCCGGTCTCCGTTTCCGGGACGGAGGCGGTCGGTGTTCTGGCTGTCAGCCAGTTTGGCGATGTTGAGGTCTCGGTCGATGACGTAGCCGTCACCGCCTCGGCTCCGGCCTCGGCTGGCGTCCTTGCCCGTGCCGATCAGGGCAATGTGCTGATTGATGCTGGAGGGACCGTCACTGTAACCGGCGACAACGCACCCGGGATCTTCGCCCGCGCTCTGGGTGACGTGACTCTGACAGGATCGGGCAACGTTTCAACGGCGGGTGCCTTGTCAAACGCGATTGATGCGCAATCGAGCGATGGCGACGTTGTCCTGAGAGCCGGCAATGTGCGCACTGACGGCGATTTCTCCACCGCCATTCGGGCCGCAGGTACCAACACGGACGTGCGGTTCGCCAACCTGACGACGACGGGCGAGGGGTCGGACGGGCTGTCTGCTATCTCCACCGGCGGAGATGTTACCGTCGTGGGCACAAACGTTTCCGTCTCGGGGCCCGGTTCAACCGCGATCACGGCAAGCTCCGACACCGGCGATGTGCGTGTGACCACAACCGGCTCGGTTGTCGCCAGCGGAAGCGGCGGCGGCGGGATCTTCGCGACTTCGGACACCGGCGACGCGTCTGTCAGCGCCAATAACGTCAGCACTGTCGCTGCACTCTCGGCAAACGCTGAAACCGGGCGAGCCGCTGTTTTCGCCAGCGGTGCCAACGCTGCGGCAGTTGTGACCGGCACGGCGTCGACCAGCGGAACGGGTTTCAACGGCGCTGACTCCGCCACCGTTACGGCCGAAGCAACAGGCGGCAATGCGCAGGCCACCGTTAACAATGTGTCGGCATCCGGCGCAGGTGTTAACGCAGTGCTGGTTACCGCAACCCGGGATGCGGCGGCTACTCTTCGCGGCCGCGTTCAGGCCACAGGTGCAGGCGCCGACGCGGTGGTGGTGACTGGCGGAGACACCGCTACGGTCACAGTGGGCGCCAACGGTAATGTCACAGCCACCGATGGAGACGGCATCGTCCTGACGTCCGCCAACGGCAGCACGCTGAACAACGCGGGGGTGATCCAGGAAAACCCCAACGGCTTTGCTGTTGCTGCATTCGGCGGGCCGCTGACGGTAAACAACAGCGGCACGCTGACCAGCGACCTTCGGTTCACGGCTGGCGCCGAAGCGGTTAACAACAGCGGCACCTTCGTGATTGGCCCGAATCCCGATTTCGGGGCCGGAACCGACGTGTTCAACAATGCCGGGACGGTGCGCCTGCGTTCGGGAACAACCAGTGCGGCAACGGCAACCTTCGCAGGCCTTGAGGCCTTCAACAACGCCGGCGGGATTATCGATCTGCGCAACGGCGTGACGGGGGACACGCTCACCCTGCCCGGTACGTTTACAGGAACCGGCGCAAGTCAGCTTGGACTTGATGTCAGCCTTGCGGGGGAAGGCCGTGCCGATCGTCTGATCATCGGCGGAGCAGCGACCGGCTCGACCGATTTGCTGGTCTCCTACAATGGCCCAGCCGTCCTCAATTCAGGGGTGGTGCTGGTCCAGGGCGGAGCCGGAACCCAAAGCGGCGCCTTCGTGCTGGCGGACGGAAATCAGAACTTCGGCCTGATCGAAACAGGCCTGGTGTTCAATCCGGCCAACAACAGCTTCGCACTGGTGGGTGCGCCAGGGGCTGCGGTGTACCGCGCGGCCTCGTTCGTCGAAGGATCACGCAACCTCTGGCACACGTCAGCGGACGCCTGGTCGGCCCACATGCGCGAACTGCGCGATGGTGTATGGGCAAATGGCGCGGGTGATTCGGGCGGACGGCTCTGGGCACAGATGTACGGCTCGCTTGAGGAGCGCGACAACGTTGCGACAGTCAACAACTTGAACCGGACTTATGACCTGGGCTATGAGCAGGATTATTTCGGCGGGCAGCTGGGCTTTGACTTTGGCGGCGCTGCCGGTGAATCCGGCAATTTCGCCTTCGGCGTAACGGGCGGCTATCTGAACTCCCGGATGAACTTCAACGCGGTGAGTGACCGTGTTTCGTTCGATGCGTTCAATGCGGGTCTCTACGCCAGTTTCAACGCCGGCGGCCTGTTTGCCAACGCGCTCGCGAAGTACGACTTCTACAAGGCTGACTCCAGGAGCCAGACTGGCCAGTATGCGGCTGACCTGAAGGGCGATGCCTACGGCGCACAGGCGGAGATCGGGTTCCGCCTGGGGTCGGACAGCTTTTATGCCGAACCGGTGGGCACAATCGCTTACGTCCGGTCCAACCTCGATGACCTGGTCGTCCAGAACTCGACCATCGCATTTCTTGATGATGATGGCCTTCGCGGAAAGCTGGGCGCACGCATCGGGGCCAGCTTCCCCACCCAATCGGTGGGTAACGTGGTGCTCTATGCGGGTGGCAACTACGTGCATGAATTCAAGGGCGATGACAGCATCGACTTTACCAACAACGGCCAGACCGTGCGGATCGATAACCGCGCGATCGGCGACTATGGCGAAGCCGTGATTGGCGTGAACGTTGGCTCGGCAGATGGCGTGAGCGGCTTCATCGAAGCCAACGGCGCCAAGGGCAGCGAATTCGAAGCCTATGGTGCTCGCGCAGGCCTGCGTGTCCGGTTCTGA
- a CDS encoding acyl-CoA thioesterase — protein sequence MSVAELLAPLDGRAGPIHLPAAQEWMQGRTLYGGASALLAYTAVIRAFPDLPPLRAAQVAFVGPVGDTVTVRTEIVRAGRNVVQVRSELLCDGAVALSAFWLFGTARDPNALHAPVALAPWPDLPDQSLGSDKGPAFIVNNFELRRAQAERGSGAPTVRRWLRLKQPTGLDPVSDLVLLGDTLPPGAMRAMQRLGPISSINWSFNILDPEPRTQDGWWLGETASEWADHGYSSERLRLWSADGRQVLAGMQSVAVFG from the coding sequence ATGTCTGTCGCCGAACTCCTTGCCCCGCTCGATGGCCGTGCCGGCCCGATCCACCTGCCCGCAGCCCAGGAATGGATGCAGGGGCGCACTCTTTATGGCGGCGCCTCGGCATTGCTCGCCTACACCGCTGTCATCCGCGCCTTTCCGGACCTGCCGCCGCTTCGCGCGGCACAAGTCGCGTTTGTGGGCCCGGTGGGGGACACGGTAACGGTGCGGACCGAAATTGTCCGGGCCGGGCGCAACGTCGTGCAGGTCCGCAGCGAACTGCTGTGCGACGGCGCGGTGGCGCTCAGTGCGTTCTGGCTGTTCGGCACGGCGCGCGATCCCAATGCGCTCCATGCGCCTGTCGCACTTGCCCCCTGGCCCGACTTGCCGGACCAATCGCTTGGCAGCGACAAGGGGCCAGCTTTCATCGTCAACAACTTCGAACTGCGCCGGGCGCAAGCAGAACGCGGCTCCGGTGCCCCGACGGTGCGGCGCTGGTTGCGGCTGAAGCAGCCGACCGGGCTCGACCCCGTTTCCGACCTGGTCCTGCTCGGGGATACGCTGCCGCCCGGCGCGATGCGGGCTATGCAGCGGCTTGGCCCGATCAGTTCGATCAACTGGTCGTTCAATATCCTTGATCCGGAGCCGCGCACGCAAGATGGCTGGTGGCTGGGCGAAACCGCCAGCGAATGGGCCGACCACGGCTATTCAAGCGAGCGCCTCCGGCTGTGGAGCGCGGACGGGCGGCAGGTGCTTGCGGGAATGCAGTCCGTGGCGGTGTTCGGGTAG
- a CDS encoding crotonase/enoyl-CoA hydratase family protein, whose translation MDLAPNERVAIDFLEDGLAHVRLTRADKMNALDPQMFERIIEAGHALHDRKGLRAVVLSGEGKAFCAGLDLSNFARNPDPDEPDLTVRTHGNANRAQQVAMQWRKLPVPVIAAVHGVCFGGGLQIASGADIRVVAPDTRMAIMELKWGLVPDMGGYALWRGLVRDDVLRELVYTNREFSGAEAQALGLATHVEDNPLDRAMAIARLITGKNPHAIRAAKRLAAKMPEADTDTLLMEESREQHGIIRSKNQVEAVMAEMERRKPAFQEV comes from the coding sequence ATGGACCTTGCCCCCAATGAACGCGTGGCGATCGATTTCCTTGAAGACGGGCTTGCCCACGTCCGCCTGACCCGCGCCGACAAGATGAACGCCCTCGACCCGCAGATGTTCGAGCGGATCATCGAGGCTGGCCATGCGCTGCATGACCGCAAGGGGCTGCGGGCAGTGGTCCTGTCGGGGGAAGGCAAGGCGTTCTGCGCCGGGCTCGATCTGTCCAATTTCGCCCGCAACCCCGACCCGGACGAGCCTGACCTGACCGTTCGCACGCACGGCAACGCCAACCGGGCGCAGCAGGTAGCCATGCAATGGCGCAAGCTGCCCGTGCCGGTGATCGCTGCCGTGCACGGAGTGTGCTTTGGCGGCGGCCTGCAGATTGCCAGCGGGGCCGACATCCGGGTGGTCGCGCCCGACACGCGAATGGCGATCATGGAACTGAAATGGGGCCTCGTGCCCGATATGGGCGGCTACGCCCTGTGGCGCGGGCTGGTGCGCGATGATGTCCTGCGCGAACTGGTCTACACCAACCGCGAATTTTCCGGCGCCGAGGCGCAGGCCCTGGGCCTGGCGACCCATGTCGAGGACAACCCGCTCGACCGGGCCATGGCAATCGCGCGCCTGATTACAGGCAAGAACCCGCACGCCATCCGTGCGGCCAAGCGGCTCGCGGCCAAGATGCCCGAGGCGGACACGGATACCCTGCTGATGGAGGAAAGCCGCGAACAGCACGGCATCATCCGCTCCAAGAACCAGGTAGAAGCGGTGATGGCCGAGATGGAGCGGCGCAAACCGGCTTTTCAGGAGGTGTGA
- a CDS encoding winged helix-turn-helix domain-containing protein: MNTPAGLIPRQLSAGPLLLDLYHRDAWLQDRWLRLHPREFGLLWRLAESPRTSLSRTVLLRDVWRLRHEPETNTLEVHIFRLRRKLAAHGITGLVVTDPGGGYRLDAEAIPVLPATAASEALDSYLLIGNGERQESQPG; the protein is encoded by the coding sequence GTGAACACTCCGGCCGGCCTGATCCCGCGCCAGCTCAGCGCAGGGCCGCTCCTGCTTGACCTTTATCACCGCGATGCCTGGCTGCAGGATCGCTGGCTGCGCCTCCATCCCCGCGAGTTCGGCCTGCTCTGGCGGCTGGCAGAATCACCACGCACGAGCCTCAGCCGCACCGTCCTGCTGCGCGATGTCTGGCGCCTGCGGCATGAGCCGGAGACCAATACGCTCGAAGTCCACATCTTCCGCTTGCGGCGCAAGCTTGCCGCGCATGGAATAACCGGCCTGGTGGTGACAGATCCGGGCGGCGGATACCGGCTCGATGCCGAAGCGATACCTGTCCTGCCCGCCACGGCAGCCAGCGAAGCGCTGGACAGTTATCTCCTGATCGGCAACGGTGAACGACAGGAATCACAACCCGGATAA
- a CDS encoding JAB domain-containing protein: MAVVESVKPVRSAWSHPCRSTASGRHGYRIDSCDPALLAYLHSCLAFSRRESLRVIYCDQWRHYLFDEVFSDGATGGLVGRVRPLFERALALGAGGLLLAHNHPSGNCRPSAADIRSTALLRDLGAALEVELIDHLIFARGRCFSMAGGGYL; encoded by the coding sequence ATGGCTGTGGTCGAATCCGTCAAGCCAGTCCGATCCGCCTGGAGCCACCCTTGCCGCAGCACTGCGTCCGGCCGCCACGGATATCGGATCGACAGCTGCGATCCGGCGCTGCTGGCCTACCTGCATTCCTGCCTTGCCTTTTCGCGACGCGAATCGCTTCGGGTGATCTACTGCGACCAGTGGCGCCATTACCTGTTCGACGAGGTTTTCTCGGATGGCGCGACCGGCGGGCTGGTCGGCCGGGTGCGGCCCCTGTTCGAACGCGCCCTCGCTCTTGGAGCAGGAGGGCTGCTGCTGGCGCACAACCACCCCTCCGGCAATTGCCGCCCGAGCGCGGCTGACATTCGATCAACCGCGCTGCTGCGCGATCTCGGCGCCGCGCTGGAAGTCGAGCTGATCGATCATCTCATCTTTGCCCGTGGACGGTGTTTCAGCATGGCTGGCGGCGGCTATCTGTGA
- a CDS encoding helix-turn-helix transcriptional regulator, which yields MPASQSPRLTEKQRAVLERLDRRVPIKVIAAELGVSESRVNQHIRALKDIYAVESLGELVERARSTGAQPSRKPAYRNSHLPEPADLPQPEDRVAPGEFVLADVAPLAIEAPWSVQHEPRVVPGVLNGENAVLFRLAVITGLTVGIVAVVLLVMTAALTVSEALAGTEVVVPEAP from the coding sequence ATGCCTGCCAGCCAGAGCCCCCGGCTGACGGAAAAACAGCGCGCCGTCCTCGAACGGCTCGACCGGCGCGTGCCGATCAAGGTAATCGCTGCCGAACTCGGGGTATCGGAAAGCCGGGTCAACCAGCACATCCGGGCGCTCAAGGATATTTACGCCGTGGAATCGCTGGGCGAACTGGTGGAGCGCGCGCGAAGCACCGGCGCACAGCCCTCCAGAAAACCTGCATACAGAAATTCTCACCTGCCGGAGCCTGCAGATCTGCCGCAACCAGAAGACCGGGTCGCACCCGGGGAATTCGTGCTGGCAGATGTGGCGCCACTTGCGATCGAGGCGCCATGGTCTGTCCAGCACGAGCCCCGGGTAGTCCCCGGGGTGCTCAACGGCGAGAACGCTGTCCTCTTTCGCCTCGCCGTCATCACTGGCCTGACCGTCGGCATCGTTGCCGTAGTCCTGCTGGTGATGACGGCAGCACTCACCGTGAGCGAGGCGCTCGCAGGGACTGAAGTCGTCGTCCCCGAAGCTCCATAG
- a CDS encoding LL-diaminopimelate aminotransferase, with the protein MDTEFYRMKRLPPYVIAEVNTMRHAARQSGRDIIDLGMGNPDQPPPQHVIDKLCEVAAKPDAHGYSQSKGIPGLRRAQANYYARRFGVELDPEREVVVTMGSKEGLASLATAITAPGDVVLAPNPSYPIHTFGFIIAGATIRSVPTTPDENYFRSLERAMAFTVPRPSLLVVNYPSNPTAETVDLAFYERLVAWARENKVWILSDLAYSELYFDGNPTPSIMQVKGAKDVAVEFTSMSKTYSMAGWRMGFAVGNQALIAAMTRVKSYLDYGAFTPIQAAACAALNGPQDIVEQNRQLYHKRRDVMVEAFGRAGWDIPPPPASMFAWAPLPPALREMGSLEFSKQLLVHADVAVAPGVGYGEDGEGYVRIAMVENEQRLRQAARNIRRYFASLGINAGAA; encoded by the coding sequence ATGGATACCGAATTCTACCGCATGAAGCGCCTGCCGCCGTACGTGATCGCCGAGGTGAACACGATGCGCCACGCGGCCCGCCAGTCCGGGCGGGATATCATCGACCTCGGCATGGGCAATCCTGACCAGCCCCCGCCCCAGCACGTGATCGACAAGCTATGCGAAGTGGCGGCCAAGCCCGATGCCCACGGCTATTCGCAGTCCAAGGGCATTCCCGGCCTGCGCCGCGCTCAGGCCAACTACTACGCCCGCCGCTTTGGCGTGGAGCTCGACCCCGAGCGTGAGGTGGTGGTCACCATGGGCTCGAAGGAGGGTCTGGCCAGTCTTGCCACTGCGATCACCGCACCGGGCGACGTCGTGTTGGCGCCCAACCCGAGCTATCCGATCCACACCTTCGGCTTCATCATCGCCGGGGCCACGATCCGCAGCGTGCCGACCACGCCCGACGAAAACTACTTCCGCAGCCTGGAGCGGGCCATGGCCTTCACCGTGCCGCGCCCCAGCCTGCTGGTGGTCAACTACCCGTCCAACCCCACGGCGGAAACAGTGGACCTTGCCTTCTACGAACGGCTGGTGGCCTGGGCGCGCGAGAACAAGGTCTGGATCCTGTCGGACCTGGCCTACTCCGAACTCTATTTCGACGGGAACCCGACGCCGTCGATCATGCAGGTCAAGGGCGCGAAAGACGTGGCGGTCGAATTCACGTCGATGTCGAAGACCTATTCCATGGCAGGCTGGCGGATGGGTTTTGCCGTCGGCAATCAGGCGCTGATCGCGGCCATGACCCGGGTGAAAAGCTACCTCGATTACGGGGCCTTCACGCCGATTCAGGCGGCTGCCTGCGCCGCGCTCAACGGCCCGCAAGACATTGTCGAGCAGAACCGGCAGCTCTATCACAAGCGGCGCGACGTGATGGTCGAGGCGTTCGGGCGGGCCGGATGGGACATTCCGCCGCCGCCGGCCAGCATGTTCGCCTGGGCCCCCTTGCCCCCTGCCCTCAGGGAAATGGGCAGCCTCGAGTTCTCCAAGCAGTTGCTGGTCCATGCCGATGTCGCGGTGGCCCCGGGGGTCGGCTACGGCGAGGATGGCGAGGGCTATGTCCGGATTGCCATGGTCGAGAACGAGCAGCGGCTGCGCCAGGCGGCGCGCAACATCCGGCGCTATTTCGCCTCGCTGGGGATCAATGCCGGCGCGGCCTGA